Below is a genomic region from Dehalococcoides mccartyi.
TAGTCTGGAAGGACAGACATCTGTTCTTACCTACCATTCAGCAGATTTATACCAGAGGATAGACTATATCTGGGTTTCACCTGATATAGTCTATGTAGATTCGTTTACTATATTTAATCTGGCATCAGACCATCTGGCTGTTATAGCCGATATACGTCTTTCCTGAGGATATTTTAGTAATAAAAAATGGGCGGTGAAAAGCCGCCCATTTTATTTTCAGTTTTTACACTTAAGGGGGTTATTTAATGCCCAGCTCTTCCTTCATCATTTCCACTACTCGGTTTACTGCTTTATCTACTGCCGGGGTCAGCTCAAATCCCGGTGCCATGCTGCCGGGCTGGATGCCGTAAATAATAATATCTTTGGGCATAGCGTCATGATATTTGGCCAGATTAAGTATTTCCATCAGCCCCATCTGGTGGAAAGAGATATCAATTTTTTGCTCGGTCTTGATATCCTCGGGGCGGAAGCGGTATATCATGCCGGGTTCGTCTCCGCCGTGAACCGCATCCAGTATGAACATTTTTTCGCGGCCGGATATAACGTCCAGCAAATCCATGGCAGCAGTGCCGCCGTCATACAGCTCTACATCTTCAGGAATAGGAAACCGGGATAGCCGCTCTATGCAGCGTACCCCGGCACCTTCATCACTTAAGAGTATATTGCCTGTACCCAGGACCAATATAGGTTTGGGAGATTCATCTCCCGGATTAAAAAACATACTTAGTAAACG
It encodes:
- a CDS encoding HyaD/HybD family hydrogenase maturation endopeptidase, encoding MFFNPGDESPKPILVLGTGNILLSDEGAGVRCIERLSRFPIPEDVELYDGGTAAMDLLDVISGREKMFILDAVHGGDEPGMIYRFRPEDIKTEQKIDISFHQMGLMEILNLAKYHDAMPKDIIIYGIQPGSMAPGFELTPAVDKAVNRVVEMMKEELGIK